From a single Calothrix sp. NIES-2098 genomic region:
- a CDS encoding two component transcriptional regulator: MAAHILLVEDEVKLARFVELELSSEGYQVSVAHDGIEGLTLARDSSPDLAVLDWMLPGLTGLEICRRLRATGNSMPVILLTAKDEVSDRVAGLDAGADDYVVKPFSIEELLARIRAHLRRTQETDEDVLQFEDLSLNRRTRQVFRGKRAIELTAKEFDLLEYLLSHPRQVFTRDQILEKVWGYDFMGDSNIIEVYIRYLRLKLEENNEKRLVHTVRGVGYALRE; the protein is encoded by the coding sequence ATGGCAGCACACATCCTTTTAGTTGAAGATGAAGTTAAACTAGCGCGATTTGTCGAATTGGAATTGAGTAGCGAAGGCTATCAGGTGAGTGTAGCTCATGATGGCATTGAAGGTTTGACTTTGGCGCGAGACTCATCACCAGATTTAGCGGTGCTTGATTGGATGCTACCAGGACTTACTGGTTTAGAAATTTGTCGCCGTCTGCGTGCAACTGGTAACTCAATGCCAGTGATATTATTGACAGCAAAAGATGAAGTAAGCGATCGCGTCGCTGGTTTAGATGCTGGTGCTGATGATTATGTAGTCAAACCCTTTAGCATTGAGGAACTTTTAGCCAGAATTCGCGCCCATCTCCGCCGCACTCAAGAAACCGACGAAGATGTTTTGCAGTTTGAAGACTTGAGTTTAAACCGTCGCACTCGTCAAGTATTTCGCGGTAAACGTGCAATTGAATTAACAGCAAAAGAGTTTGACTTGTTAGAGTACCTACTAAGTCATCCCCGTCAAGTATTTACTAGAGACCAAATTTTAGAGAAAGTTTGGGGTTACGACTTCATGGGAGACTCTAATATTATTGAAGTTTATATCCGCTACTTGCGTTTGAAATTAGAAGAAAATAACGAAAAACGCTTAGTTCATACAGTGCGCGGTGTAGGCTATGCACTGCGGGAGTAA
- a CDS encoding Mo-dependent nitrogenase family protein has translation MRSLIYVELLNALLNPVRHRVEEIEINNQNLARLFCKMIPAYCPFARDIKILGKTVLHIPPLCKLNPLYDQLMALRFRSLSYLADICGEDITAYC, from the coding sequence ATGAGAAGTTTAATTTATGTCGAATTACTTAACGCTTTATTGAACCCAGTACGCCATCGCGTAGAAGAGATAGAAATTAACAATCAAAATCTCGCTCGCTTATTCTGCAAAATGATCCCAGCTTACTGTCCTTTTGCACGCGATATTAAAATTTTGGGTAAGACAGTTTTGCATATTCCACCTTTATGTAAGCTCAATCCTCTTTACGATCAACTTATGGCTCTGCGCTTCAGATCTTTGTCTTATTTAGCAGATATTTGTGGTGAAGATATAACTGCGTATTGCTAA
- the purH gene encoding bifunctional phosphoribosylaminoimidazolecarboxamide formyltransferase/IMP cyclohydrolase, with translation MARLALLSVSNKTGLIDLARSLVEEFNFDLISSGGTAQAIKDAGIPVTKVSDYTGSPEILGGRVKTLHPRIHGGILARKDFPQDVADLENNQIRPIDLVVVNLYPFEETIAKPGVTLPEAIEQIDIGGPAMLRAASKNFAHLTVLCDPAQYDEYLNELRQNNGAASLDFRQKCALKGFLHTASYDQAIASYLAAAQPSESPLPQQYSLSGKQVQSLRYGENPHQSAAWYETGNTSTGWAAATKLQGKELSYNNLVDLEAARRIITEFTDTPAAAILKHTNPCGVALGDTLKQAYEKAFNADAVSAFGGIVALNRPIDEATASELTKTFLECVVAPGCEGDAQAILAAKSKVRVLILPDLSSGPKETVKAIAGGFLVQAADDAIADTSQWQVVSERQPTASELAELLFAWKVCKHVKSNAIVVSRDRATLGVGAGQMNRVGSVKIALEQAGDQAKGAFLASDGFFPFDDSVRTAADAGITAIVQPGGSLRDKDSIKAANELGLVMVLTGVRHFLH, from the coding sequence ATGGCGCGTCTGGCACTGCTAAGTGTATCCAACAAAACTGGTTTAATTGACCTAGCCCGTAGCTTGGTTGAAGAATTTAACTTTGATTTAATCAGCAGTGGAGGAACAGCTCAAGCAATCAAAGATGCGGGAATACCAGTTACAAAAGTCTCTGATTATACAGGTTCGCCGGAAATTTTAGGCGGTCGAGTCAAAACCTTACATCCCCGAATTCATGGCGGGATTTTGGCAAGAAAGGATTTTCCTCAAGATGTTGCAGATTTAGAAAATAACCAAATTCGTCCGATTGATTTGGTGGTAGTCAATCTGTATCCTTTTGAAGAAACTATTGCTAAACCAGGCGTGACTTTACCGGAAGCAATTGAACAAATTGATATTGGCGGCCCTGCAATGTTAAGGGCTGCATCGAAGAACTTTGCTCATCTGACAGTTTTATGCGATCCTGCCCAATATGATGAATATTTAAATGAATTACGTCAAAATAATGGCGCAGCTTCTCTAGATTTTCGCCAAAAATGCGCCTTAAAAGGCTTTTTACATACTGCTAGCTACGACCAAGCGATCGCATCTTACCTCGCCGCCGCACAGCCTAGTGAATCTCCTTTACCCCAGCAATACAGCTTGTCTGGAAAACAAGTGCAATCTCTGCGTTACGGCGAAAATCCCCACCAAAGCGCTGCTTGGTATGAAACTGGAAATACTTCAACTGGCTGGGCGGCTGCAACTAAATTACAAGGAAAAGAACTCAGTTACAACAACTTAGTTGATTTAGAAGCAGCACGCCGCATCATTACTGAATTTACAGATACCCCCGCCGCTGCAATTCTCAAACATACTAATCCCTGCGGTGTGGCTTTGGGAGATACCCTGAAACAAGCTTATGAAAAAGCTTTTAATGCTGATGCGGTTTCCGCTTTTGGGGGAATTGTCGCCCTGAACCGTCCAATTGATGAAGCTACAGCTAGCGAGTTAACCAAAACCTTCTTGGAATGTGTGGTAGCACCAGGTTGTGAAGGCGATGCGCAAGCTATTCTCGCGGCTAAATCCAAAGTCCGGGTTTTGATTTTACCAGATTTGAGCAGCGGCCCCAAAGAAACCGTAAAAGCGATCGCAGGTGGTTTTCTCGTACAAGCAGCTGATGATGCGATCGCCGATACTAGTCAATGGCAAGTTGTGAGCGAACGTCAACCCACCGCCAGCGAATTAGCCGAATTGCTATTTGCTTGGAAAGTTTGCAAACACGTAAAATCGAATGCAATTGTTGTTAGCCGCGATCGCGCTACTCTAGGAGTAGGTGCGGGACAAATGAACCGCGTTGGCTCGGTTAAAATCGCCCTCGAACAAGCTGGAGATCAAGCCAAAGGTGCGTTTCTCGCCAGCGATGGCTTCTTTCCCTTTGATGACTCAGTGAGAACAGCTGCTGATGCGGGAATTACTGCGATCGTTCAACCAGGAGGAAGCCTGCGAGATAAAGATTCCATCAAAGCTGCAAATGAATTAGGGTTAGTGATGGTGTTGACAGGTGTTCGACATTTTTTACACTAA
- a CDS encoding phospholipase/carboxylesterase → MTQSLEFISVPPESEQAPSGLIVTLHGWGASADDVVALLPFFNLPDYQFIFPNAPYPYPYAPIGRAWYDLRTENMYEGLTESRQMLTDWLLSLESVTGVPLSRTILSGFSQGAAMTMDVGLNLPLAGLVAMSGYLHPEAGKVAKDNFPPTLITHGRQDEVVPLLAAVKARDTLKALGVPVQYEEFDMGHEIGLQMLDLLRNFVVNTIE, encoded by the coding sequence ATGACTCAAAGTTTAGAATTTATTTCCGTTCCTCCAGAATCAGAGCAAGCACCATCAGGCTTAATCGTTACTTTACACGGTTGGGGTGCCAGTGCCGATGATGTTGTAGCTTTATTGCCATTTTTTAACTTGCCAGATTATCAGTTTATCTTTCCGAATGCTCCTTATCCTTATCCCTATGCTCCTATAGGTAGGGCATGGTATGACTTGAGAACAGAAAATATGTATGAGGGGTTAACAGAAAGCCGCCAAATGCTCACAGATTGGTTGCTATCGTTAGAAAGTGTCACTGGTGTACCTTTATCGCGAACGATTTTGAGTGGATTTTCTCAAGGGGCGGCAATGACTATGGATGTAGGATTAAACTTACCTTTAGCAGGTTTAGTTGCCATGAGTGGTTATTTGCATCCTGAGGCGGGAAAGGTTGCGAAAGATAATTTTCCCCCAACATTAATTACTCATGGTAGACAAGATGAAGTTGTACCATTATTAGCTGCTGTGAAAGCCAGAGACACCTTAAAAGCTTTGGGAGTTCCGGTGCAGTACGAAGAATTTGATATGGGTCATGAAATCGGTTTACAAATGTTAGACCTGCTACGGAATTTTGTTGTAAATACAATTGAGTAG
- a CDS encoding phosphopantothenoylcysteine decarboxylase/phosphopantothenate--cysteine ligase, translating into MLNPKLSKVLIGVGGGIAAYKVCEVVSTLFKSGVEVRVILTNSAQAFITPLTLATLSRHPAYTDDMFWQPIHSRPLHIELGEWADLMVIAPLTANTLAKLTYGMADNLLTNTVLASTCPVLLAPAMNTDMWEQLAVQRNWRQLLTDSRYHGMGTASGLLACDRVGAGRMAEPPEILSYIQSLLHTGGKRDLVGKRVLISAGGTREYLDPVRFIGNPSTGKMGLALAQAALHRGANVTLVHGPASWDVPLGVQAIPVINAEEMQQVMQEYLASADVIVMSAAVADVKPRDYSTEKLPKRSLPQSLPLEPVPDIVSELAKIKQPHQLLIGFAAQTGDIVTPALEKLQSKKLDVIVANPIDKTDSGFGSDNNQAIFLDKRGKQQEIAPCSKLQMAHHLYDFAIG; encoded by the coding sequence ATGCTGAATCCAAAATTATCAAAGGTTTTAATCGGTGTAGGCGGCGGTATCGCCGCCTATAAAGTCTGTGAGGTAGTTTCGACGCTGTTTAAAAGCGGGGTGGAAGTGCGCGTCATTCTCACCAATTCAGCACAAGCATTTATCACACCCCTAACTTTAGCCACCCTTTCCCGTCATCCCGCCTATACAGATGATATGTTTTGGCAACCAATTCATTCTCGGCCATTGCACATTGAATTGGGTGAATGGGCAGATTTAATGGTAATTGCACCTTTAACTGCCAATACATTAGCCAAGTTAACTTATGGGATGGCAGATAATTTACTAACCAATACTGTACTGGCTTCTACTTGTCCTGTGCTGTTAGCGCCAGCGATGAACACAGATATGTGGGAACAGCTTGCAGTACAACGCAATTGGCGGCAATTATTAACAGATAGTCGATATCATGGGATGGGTACGGCATCGGGATTATTAGCTTGCGATCGCGTCGGTGCGGGTAGAATGGCAGAACCGCCAGAGATTTTGAGTTATATTCAATCTTTATTGCATACAGGTGGTAAACGAGATTTAGTCGGGAAACGAGTATTAATTAGTGCTGGAGGAACGCGAGAGTATCTTGACCCGGTGCGGTTTATTGGTAATCCTTCCACTGGGAAAATGGGACTAGCTTTAGCACAAGCCGCACTTCACCGAGGTGCAAACGTTACCTTAGTACACGGCCCGGCTAGTTGGGATGTGCCTTTGGGAGTGCAAGCAATTCCTGTAATTAATGCGGAAGAAATGCAGCAGGTAATGCAGGAATATTTAGCGAGTGCAGATGTGATAGTCATGTCCGCAGCCGTCGCAGATGTCAAACCCAGAGATTATAGTACAGAGAAATTACCCAAGCGATCGCTTCCCCAATCTTTACCTCTAGAACCTGTACCAGATATTGTGAGTGAATTAGCAAAAATCAAGCAGCCTCATCAACTTTTAATTGGATTTGCGGCTCAAACTGGCGATATTGTAACGCCTGCTTTAGAAAAATTACAAAGTAAAAAATTAGATGTAATTGTTGCTAATCCCATCGATAAAACTGATAGTGGTTTTGGTAGCGATAATAATCAAGCGATATTCTTAGATAAACGAGGAAAACAGCAAGAAATCGCCCCTTGTTCTAAATTGCAAATGGCACATCATTTATATGATTTTGCGATTGGCTAA
- a CDS encoding ion transport 2 domain protein, protein MRLLVHIVGTVLVTVSLVDIYLTVLFPRLGSSLLSLPLGKGMWRFVRLIARIAPFKDEKLLAHNGPMLMILTVIVWLCLLICGFALIIWPELGSAIQSSDGWTETDFVTALYYSGFSLTTLGTGDLIPEVGFQRLLIILEAALGFSIFTLTITYLFSIYSALIRRNTFALSLHHRSAGTADAAEVLARLGASGELSGVQQDISNMARDLINLLESQHSYPALLYFRFRQTYYALPRILLLTMDTATLMKTALNAQKYRSIVHSTALAELWGGSQQLLMELSSFFLPRSSLNMNQSLEEVWRKRYYYAVEKFREEGIEITPDLEYGASLYVSLRRKWNPILVGLANYMGYHWSEIAPYEK, encoded by the coding sequence ATGAGGTTGTTAGTACACATAGTAGGTACCGTGCTTGTAACTGTATCGCTTGTAGATATTTACTTGACAGTGTTGTTTCCTCGCCTTGGCAGTAGCTTACTGAGTTTGCCATTAGGTAAAGGAATGTGGCGATTCGTCCGCTTGATTGCACGTATCGCCCCCTTTAAGGACGAAAAGCTACTCGCCCACAATGGGCCGATGTTGATGATTCTAACAGTAATAGTCTGGCTATGTTTGCTAATCTGTGGCTTTGCTTTAATTATTTGGCCTGAGTTAGGTTCAGCTATTCAATCTAGTGATGGTTGGACTGAAACTGATTTTGTTACTGCACTTTACTATAGCGGTTTTTCACTAACAACTCTTGGTACTGGAGATCTGATTCCAGAAGTCGGCTTTCAACGACTACTAATAATTTTAGAGGCAGCGCTTGGCTTTTCAATATTTACTTTGACTATTACTTATCTGTTCTCAATTTACAGCGCACTCATTAGACGTAATACCTTTGCTTTAAGCTTACATCACCGTTCGGCTGGTACAGCAGATGCAGCAGAAGTATTAGCAAGACTAGGCGCTAGTGGCGAACTTAGTGGCGTACAGCAAGATATTTCCAACATGGCTAGGGACTTAATTAACTTACTAGAATCGCAGCATTCTTACCCAGCGCTACTTTATTTTCGCTTTCGACAAACTTACTATGCTTTGCCACGAATATTACTGTTGACAATGGATACAGCAACATTAATGAAAACTGCCTTAAACGCCCAAAAGTATCGTTCAATAGTACATTCTACAGCACTAGCAGAATTATGGGGTGGCAGTCAACAACTGCTGATGGAGTTATCTAGCTTTTTTCTACCAAGGAGTAGTTTAAATATGAATCAATCTTTAGAGGAAGTGTGGCGAAAGCGATATTATTATGCAGTGGAAAAATTTAGAGAAGAGGGGATAGAGATAACGCCAGATTTAGAGTATGGTGCTTCTTTATATGTGTCTTTACGTCGAAAATGGAATCCTATTTTAGTTGGGCTTGCTAATTATATGGGATATCACTGGAGTGAAATAGCTCCTTATGAAAAGTAA
- a CDS encoding UreE urease accessory domain-containing protein: protein MLTFTERKPPDPDAVVSFTLPLTAEERTRSRHRFETQDGKVVFLRLPRGTVLQDGDILQDESQSNLIRITAKPEPVLTVFADTPQLLLRAAYHLGNRHVPVEIKINYLRLSTDSVLRTMLEQLGLEIKEEILPFQPEQGAYGHHAH, encoded by the coding sequence ATGCTGACGTTTACCGAACGTAAACCGCCCGATCCTGATGCAGTAGTTAGTTTTACCCTCCCTCTGACTGCGGAAGAACGCACCCGCAGCCGTCATCGCTTTGAAACGCAAGATGGCAAAGTTGTATTTTTGCGTTTACCCAGAGGAACAGTGTTGCAAGATGGCGATATTCTCCAAGATGAAAGCCAAAGTAATTTAATTAGAATTACTGCCAAACCAGAACCAGTATTGACTGTTTTTGCCGACACACCACAGTTATTACTCAGGGCGGCTTATCATTTAGGTAATCGTCACGTACCTGTAGAAATTAAAATTAACTATTTACGCTTATCGACAGACTCAGTTTTACGCACAATGTTGGAACAACTGGGGTTAGAAATTAAAGAGGAAATTTTACCATTTCAACCAGAACAGGGAGCTTATGGACATCACGCTCACTGA
- a CDS encoding urease accessory protein UreF, producing the protein MDITLTDSSFLSILQLTSPALPVGAYSYSEGLETLVEQGAIKNQQNLKNWLDSQLSYGAIRVEAAVMLRAYKSAKIGDLQTLGYWNRWLSAARETEELRTSSWQMGRSLIQLLGKLQPETMPTLNAVGNPCNYAIAFGIAAAHWQIDIKAALLGYLHSWASNLITAGIKLIPLGQTAGQMLLLDLQELLSIATVEILALEDDELSCCSWGLSLASMQHETQYTRLFRS; encoded by the coding sequence ATGGACATCACGCTCACTGATAGCTCTTTTTTATCGATTTTGCAGTTGACTAGCCCAGCTTTACCTGTGGGAGCATATAGTTATTCTGAAGGTTTGGAAACTTTGGTTGAACAAGGTGCAATTAAAAATCAACAAAACCTCAAAAACTGGTTAGATTCTCAACTAAGTTATGGCGCAATTCGAGTAGAAGCGGCGGTAATGCTACGCGCTTATAAATCTGCAAAAATTGGTGATTTACAGACTTTAGGTTATTGGAATAGATGGTTATCTGCGGCTAGGGAAACAGAAGAGTTACGCACTTCTAGCTGGCAAATGGGGCGATCGCTTATCCAGTTACTTGGTAAACTACAACCAGAAACCATGCCAACGCTGAATGCTGTTGGTAATCCTTGCAATTATGCGATCGCTTTTGGGATTGCTGCGGCTCATTGGCAAATTGATATCAAAGCTGCTTTATTAGGATATCTGCATAGTTGGGCAAGTAATTTAATTACTGCTGGTATAAAATTGATACCTTTAGGACAAACAGCCGGACAGATGCTCTTACTGGATTTACAAGAATTATTGAGTATTGCGACGGTAGAAATTTTAGCTTTGGAGGATGATGAACTCAGCTGTTGTAGTTGGGGTTTATCTTTAGCTAGTATGCAACATGAAACGCAGTATACGAGGTTGTTTAGGAGTTAG
- a CDS encoding urease accessory protein G, which produces MTNNTFRVGVAGPVGSGKTALVDALCKALREQYQIAVVTNDIYTQEDAQFLVRSQALASDRILGVETGGCPHTAIREDASMNLAAIEQLEQQFSNLDLVFLESGGDNLAATFSPELVDLTIYVIDVAAGDKIPRKGGPGITKSDLLVINKIDLAPYVGADLNVMERDAKKMRGDKPFIFTNLKTQQGLIEVIEFVCKHI; this is translated from the coding sequence ATGACAAACAACACATTTCGAGTAGGGGTTGCTGGCCCTGTAGGTTCGGGGAAAACTGCGTTGGTAGATGCTTTGTGTAAGGCCTTACGCGAGCAGTATCAGATTGCGGTGGTGACAAATGATATTTATACTCAGGAGGATGCACAATTTTTAGTGCGTTCTCAGGCTTTAGCAAGCGATCGCATTTTGGGTGTAGAAACTGGCGGTTGTCCCCACACTGCAATCCGCGAAGATGCATCGATGAATTTGGCTGCAATTGAACAGCTTGAGCAGCAATTTTCTAACTTAGATTTGGTATTTTTAGAAAGTGGTGGCGATAATTTAGCGGCGACATTCAGTCCTGAATTAGTAGATTTAACTATTTACGTAATTGATGTAGCGGCTGGTGATAAAATCCCTCGCAAAGGCGGGCCGGGAATTACTAAATCTGATTTATTAGTTATAAATAAAATCGACCTTGCGCCTTATGTCGGCGCAGATTTAAACGTTATGGAACGCGATGCAAAAAAAATGCGTGGCGATAAACCATTTATATTTACTAACTTAAAAACTCAACAAGGATTAATAGAAGTAATTGAATTTGTCTGCAAACATATTTAG